One window of Lusitaniella coriacea LEGE 07157 genomic DNA carries:
- a CDS encoding DUF1818 family protein produces the protein MLDNQVIKTGIGWRLGWNPQAPVYQGLVGGNDWAFELTAAELDDFCRLLEQLAQTMSQMENELMDEERVACEVESDVLWLEAEGYPNSFEVRLILNTGRQCEGNWSETVVPELIEAARGLKVF, from the coding sequence ATGCTCGATAACCAAGTCATTAAAACGGGTATCGGTTGGCGACTGGGTTGGAATCCCCAAGCACCTGTTTATCAAGGATTGGTGGGGGGAAATGATTGGGCGTTTGAGCTAACGGCGGCAGAATTAGACGATTTTTGCCGCTTGCTCGAACAACTCGCTCAAACTATGAGCCAAATGGAAAATGAATTGATGGATGAGGAGAGAGTTGCTTGTGAAGTGGAAAGCGATGTCCTTTGGCTTGAGGCGGAAGGCTATCCAAACTCCTTTGAAGTGCGCTTGATTCTCAATACCGGTCGCCAGTGCGAAGGAAATTGGTCGGAAACTGTTGTTCCGGAGTTGATTGAGGCGGCGAGAGGATTAAAAGTTTTTTGA
- a CDS encoding bifunctional riboflavin kinase/FAD synthetase, translating to MWVTSSTATALLPTAIALGNFDGIHRGHQEVVRSIVGVDATGSEDCSIRRTVVTFNPHPREFFSGQRRQLLTPQEEKVRLLEALGIEQLVLLPFDRELATLSPQDFVEKILVRQLQAKRIGVGKDFHFGYQRQGTAEDLRAIAQNHDIEVKIVSLQACGRDRVSSSLIRQSLQEGDIPQANRLLGRPYQLAGTVVTGQQLGRTIGFPTANLQLPDNKFLPRYGVYSVRVVLEKTALLGVMNIGCRPTVNAEAKPTVEVHLLDWSGDLYEQTLTVNLEEFLRPEQKFSSLDALKAQIQTDCKRAKDLLNSQL from the coding sequence GTGTGGGTAACATCATCAACGGCTACGGCTTTACTTCCAACCGCGATCGCGCTCGGTAATTTTGACGGCATTCATCGAGGGCATCAGGAGGTCGTTCGGTCGATTGTGGGCGTGGATGCGACTGGTTCTGAAGATTGCTCGATTCGCCGAACAGTTGTCACTTTCAATCCCCATCCACGCGAATTTTTTAGCGGTCAGCGTCGCCAATTACTCACGCCACAGGAGGAAAAGGTGCGGCTGCTAGAAGCATTGGGGATCGAACAATTGGTATTGTTGCCCTTCGATCGCGAACTGGCAACCCTAAGTCCTCAAGACTTTGTAGAAAAGATTTTAGTGCGCCAGTTGCAGGCGAAACGAATTGGGGTGGGGAAAGATTTTCACTTCGGCTATCAGCGTCAGGGAACGGCAGAGGATCTGCGCGCGATCGCGCAAAATCATGACATTGAAGTCAAAATTGTCTCCCTACAAGCCTGTGGGCGCGATCGCGTCAGCAGTTCTTTAATTCGCCAATCCCTACAAGAGGGCGACATTCCCCAAGCCAATCGTCTCCTCGGTCGCCCCTATCAACTCGCCGGAACTGTCGTCACCGGACAGCAACTCGGTCGAACCATTGGTTTCCCCACCGCTAACCTGCAACTTCCCGACAATAAATTTTTGCCCCGGTACGGCGTTTATAGCGTTCGCGTCGTCCTTGAAAAGACTGCTCTACTGGGAGTGATGAATATTGGATGTCGTCCCACCGTCAATGCTGAAGCCAAACCCACCGTAGAAGTCCATCTTCTCGATTGGTCGGGAGACTTGTACGAGCAAACCCTAACGGTTAATTTAGAGGAATTCTTACGACCCGAACAAAAATTTTCCTCCCTCGATGCCCTCAAAGCGCAAATTCAAACCGACTGTAAAAGGGCAAAAGACTTATTGAATTCTCAGCTATAA
- a CDS encoding MBL fold metallo-hydrolase — translation MSSINNRFKVNFWGVRGSIPCPGATTVRYGGNTPCVEMQVGGERLIFDGGTGLRLLGQSLLSQMPIEARIFFTHSHWDHIQGFPFFTPAFIPGNCFHLYGAVSPNGATIKQRHNDQMLHPNFPVPLQIMQADLKFYDLKIGETIAVNQDVSIETAKLNHPGEAVGYRVNWRGISVAYVTDTEHFPGKLDPNVLQLATEADVLIIDAAYTDEEYYSETSPKVGWGHSTWQEAVKMAKAAKVKQLVIFHHDPMHNDDFLDRLAEEVKEAFPNSILAQEGKSLELFPKDGNPEASGMSAAEVSA, via the coding sequence ATGTCTAGCATTAATAATCGGTTCAAAGTTAATTTTTGGGGCGTGAGAGGAAGCATTCCTTGCCCAGGCGCTACAACTGTTCGCTATGGTGGCAACACACCTTGTGTAGAAATGCAAGTGGGTGGCGAGCGTCTGATTTTTGATGGTGGCACGGGTTTGCGCCTCTTGGGACAATCGCTTCTGTCACAAATGCCGATAGAAGCGCGTATCTTTTTTACCCACTCCCATTGGGATCACATTCAAGGATTTCCCTTCTTCACCCCAGCTTTCATTCCGGGGAATTGCTTCCACCTCTATGGGGCAGTTTCGCCCAACGGTGCGACGATTAAGCAACGGCACAACGATCAGATGTTGCACCCTAATTTTCCCGTTCCCCTACAAATCATGCAGGCGGATTTGAAGTTTTACGATTTGAAGATTGGCGAAACGATAGCCGTTAATCAAGACGTAAGTATAGAGACGGCAAAGCTTAACCATCCGGGGGAAGCGGTGGGGTATCGGGTGAATTGGCGCGGGATTTCTGTGGCTTATGTAACGGATACCGAGCATTTTCCGGGCAAACTCGATCCCAATGTGTTGCAGTTGGCAACAGAAGCAGACGTGTTGATTATCGATGCGGCTTATACGGATGAGGAGTATTATTCCGAAACGTCTCCCAAGGTGGGTTGGGGACATTCGACTTGGCAGGAGGCGGTGAAGATGGCAAAGGCGGCGAAGGTGAAGCAGTTGGTCATTTTTCACCACGATCCGATGCACAATGACGATTTTCTCGACCGCCTAGCAGAAGAGGTGAAAGAGGCGTTTCCTAATTCGATTTTGGCGCAGGAAGGTAAGTCTCTCGAACTGTTTCCGAAAGATGGCAATCCGGAAGCGTCCGGGATGTCTGCGGCGGAAGTTTCTGCCTGA